TGCATGAGTCGGAAGTCCTTGGTTTCGGTAGCCGATCGAATTACGCCACCACCATGTTCCCCGATGCGGTCTTCTCTTGGCAGTTCGAGTTGGACTTCCACCCCACCCAGCGATCGTGGACCACGAAACTCGCAGACGCCGGTCCTTGGGAAGCCGCGTTCCGGGGGAATCGTCGGTTCGGCCGGGGTGGTACGGGGCGGTGTGTGTTTCCGCTACGGGCACTTGTTCCCAAAGATCGAAAAGGATTGCTCGCGGCCCAGAAAAACCTGGGCTACACAAGCATCGTAAGTTCATCATGTCGCCTGCACGACCAATCGATCCATGCTGGTCAAGCGAGTGGAGCGGTTGCGGCCGTGAGCTTGCGACATGACACTGATCCCATTGATATCGCATTTGATCAAGCAATCCTCGCAGATGTTTGGCAGGGATTGTTGAATCCGCCGTCTGGCGCACCATTGGCAATTTGGCCCTTTGCGGATGTTGACCCGTTCGACAACGATTTCGTTTCTATTCAACAGCTCGCATTGCGACGGTTATTGCCAATCGGACCATCGGACACGGCATTTCATCCCGATGAAGCTGCAACAGCCGAGTGGATCGCCGATTTGCTGAACACCGTTCGCGACGCGGGATATCAACCGCCACGGATCGTGATCACAAAAACCGAAAAACGTCGTACGATCGCCGCTCAAGTTTGGAAGGCCATCCAAACCCAGCCGATCCCCAAACGCACTTGGGTGGCAAAAAACGATGCCGACGGCGATGGTTTGCCAGATGCGAGTGACGCCCTGCCATTCACGCCTGGCGAAGTTTCCTGGAAACTCGACCCCGCCAGCGATGGCCTCCCCGATCAACAACCGCCCTACCCGGATGGCACGTTCGCCTTCAACTTCACTGCGGCCAATGGTCCGCAGGTTGCGAGTTTCCAAAAGGATGTCGGTGGTCGCTTCTCGACGGACACAGGTTTCGGTTGGCAACGCGATCTAACCAAAAACACGCGGCTGCGTAATGTGGCTAGCGAGCCAATTCGAGACGGTTTTGTTTTCACTCGGACACAAGATGTTTGGGAGTGCATTGTGCCGAATGGAACTTACACCGTCCGCGTCTGTGTGGGAGATTCCGGGCATGAACAACATGGGCAACATCTGTCGATCGAAAACCAACTGGTTGCGAAAGCAATCGACACCGATGCCGGTTGGTTTCGTGAGTTCACGAAAAACGTCACCGTCGACGATGGTCGATTGACGGTGACGCTCGGCATTCCTCAAGGTGGCTCAAACACGTGCGTCAACTGGATCGTTGTCGAACCAGCGGACTAAACAAAACTACGGCATCTTCGGTTTGAGAGGCTCTGTTCCGTCCATCGTTGCCACTGGCATTAATGCATCATGGGCATCGAGACTTGCAATGAGTTTTTGCATCATTGCTTTCAGTTGCTGCGGGCGAGACTCGGCAAGGTTCGTCTGTTCAAAGGGGTCTTTCGCCAAGTTATACAGTTGGTAATGAGAGTCATCAGAGGCTTTCGAGGGACGATAGTGGTAAATCACCTTCCAATCGCCATCGCGGTAACAAGTAAAATAGTCGCTACGATGGGGAGAGTGAGGGTAGTGCATCAGGAAGGTTCGCTGACGACTATCATCAGATTGCCCAAGCAACAAGGTTTGTAGGCTAGAACCATCGACAGTGTGATTGTTAGGCGTCTTAGTATCTGTCAGTGCAAGAATCGTAGGAAACAGATCAATCACAGCCGCGGGTTGAGGTTGCACAACGTCTGCCGGGATTGGTAGACGAGCTTGATTGCGGTTCTTGTCATTCGGTTTTGCCCAAGCCGCGATGAAGGGAACTCGCATCCCGCCTTCATAGTGTGACCCTTTCTTGCCCCGAAGCGGAGCGGCACAGGCAACTTCATGCGGACCACCAAGCGGGGCATCACTACCATTGTCACCGACAAAGAACACCAATGTGTTCTCTGCCACGCCAAGCGACTCAAAGTGATCCAGCAAATCCCCGAGTGACTTATCCATTCCTTCGATTAGTGTCGCGAAGGCTTGCGCGTTCGCAGGTTTGCCGGAATCTTTATAGTGATCGGCAAATCGCGGGTCGGAATGAAACGGCGCATGAACTGCATAGTGTGACATATAGAGATAAAACGGTTTGTCCGCTTTGACAGCGTCCGTCACTCGCGACTTTGCTTCGATGGTAAGGGCTTCGGTCAAGAATGTCTCCGAACCGTGATACTTCTCTAAGTGCGGAACAGCATGATGCGATCGACGTTTCTGGCCATGACCGTAGTTGTTCTCGCCGTAGTAACTTCCTGGTGCTCCAAACGATGCCCCGGCCACATTCACGTCAAACCCCAAGTTTGCGGGGTCGGCTCCGGCAAAATCGCGCGCGCCGAAGTGCCCTTTGCCAACGTGAATTGTGTGATAGCCGTTCTTGGCGAGCACACTTGGCAGGGTGACGTCACCAGGTTTTAGACCTTCCCAATTCCACTCCGGTGGCCCAAACGGGCCTTTGTTATTTCGAGTGGGATTGATCCAATTCGTCACATGGTGCCGAGCCGCGTTCTGCCCGGTCATGATCGAACACCGCGTCGGCGAGCAGACACTCATCGCATAGAAGTTATTGAACCGAATCCCCTGCTCCGCCAACCGCTGCATGTTCGGGGTTCGATAGTAGTCGTTTAACGGATATCGTTTCGGTTTGCCATTCTCGTCTGTCAGGAATGGAACAGAGGTATCCATCACGCCCATATCATCGACGAGAAACACCATCACATTCGGACGCGAATTCTCCTCGGCCGCAAACGATGTTGCTGCCAACAGGACTAGCAAGCAGTGACTAAATAATAGTGTTCTCACGGAATTGTTCCTCGACTGGAATCCGAAGTTTAGAGAATGCAAGTTCACAGCCACACACCACGCTACATTCTAATGCGTTGCACAGCCGCGATTGTAGAGTTCTCGACATCGTGCTAGCACGTCTGCTAGTTGCGAATCATTGGCGAGATTATTGGTTTCTAATGGGTCAGCTTGATGGTCATATAGTTCAGCGGCAACTAGCTTGTTCGTTTTGAAGTCTCGCCATTCGGTGTAGCGATAGCGTGCGGTACGAACCGAACGCCCCATGACGTCTGGTTGCTCTTTATAGTATGCAGGTCTTGGATGTTGTGTATAGGCGGCCGGTTGAATGGTGGCAGTGGGGTCTTTGAGAACGGGTACTAAACTCGTGCCTTCACCGATCGGTTTGGGAAGATCACAAAGTTCGGCGAGCGTTGGATACATGTCTAACAATTCCGCGAGGGAATCCGTTTCCGTGCCAGGTTGGTTCATGTCTGGAGTACTGATCATCAATGGCACGCGGGCGTCGAGTTCAAAGTTTGACGTTTTCGCCCATAGGGTATGTTCGCCAAGATGATATCCATGATCGGACCAAAAGACGACGATAGTGTTACGGTCGAGACCGAGTCGCTTGAGTTCGTCTAGCACTCGGCCGATTTGGGCATCCATATAGCTGATGGCAGCGAGATAACCATGACGAATTTCCATCACCGCCTCGGGAGAGAGTTCCCGATTTTTCGGCGGGCGACCAAGTATCTCGCGGCTGTTGTGCCAAGCGATCCGGGGAGCATTCTTAGGCCAATTCGGATTTGCGGGCGGCGATAGTTTTGAGCGGTCGTACAAATCCCAATACTTTTTCGGTGCATTGAACGGCGAGTGTGGTTTCCAGAACCCAACCGCGAGGAAAAACGGTTTCTGTTCGGCTTTGCGTTCTCGAAGGGCTTCAATGGCTAGGGAAGCAATCCGACCGTCGAAGTACGCATCGTCGGGGACATCGCGGCATTCACACTTTCGATCCGTTGCGTGGTTTGGCGGCAGTTTCCCGTCGACTTGGGGTTTGTCGGAACCGTGATTGGCAAAATGCATCACAGCCGGAACGCTCCAAGACTGGGGGTCGCCTTTGAGCTTGTGAATCCAGTTGTGATAAATCTTGCCGATGTTCTGCGTGAAGTAGCCGTTGTTCTTGAAATGTTCTGGCAGCGTGACGACGTTCGGCATTCGGGTGCGGAAGTGTGTTGGCAAGTCCCAAATTTCCAACGTGTCTGGGCGGCGGCCGGTCATTAGCGACGCCCGCGAAGGGTTGCAGACCGCTTGCTGACAGTACGCATGTGTGAACAACCGGCCGCGTGCCGCGAGAGCATCCAGATGTGGCGACTTCACCTCCGGATGCCCCAAACAACCCAAGTCGTTACGTAAATCGTCCGCCGCGATGAACAATACATTCGGTTTCTGAGCGAACGCTGCCGACCAAGTGGTGAGGAGAACAACAAATGCGAACGCGAACTGTTTCATGTCGACCTCATTCGTGAATCGAACCTTTGATGCGGGAATCGAATTGTCGAAAGCGTTCTCTTGCGGCCGACGAATTATTCTTCGATTTCAGGAATCGGATCGCTCGGTGCGACGTCGGCACCTTCCCAATTGACTTGGCCATCGTCGTAGGTCAACACACGATGTTTGCTGCCGGGAGCGGGCGGCACATCTTTTTGGGGCAGCCATTTGCGGTGCTCGGCGAGGACTTCCGCATATTGAGCCATATCGGCGAGGTTCCGCCACTCATTGGGATCGACTTGCATGTCGTAGAGTTCTTCGGTGCCATCTGCGTAGTGGATGTAACGCCAACGCTCGCTGCGAATACCATGATTGCCCTGATTATGGGTGGTGATCGCCGGCCACTCTCGGGTTGCATCGGCGTCTTGCAAGAGCGGTTTCAAACTGTGACCTTCCAGGGTTTCATTCTCGGGAAGCCCGCAGAGATCGAGCAGCGTGGGATACATATCGAGCAACTCGGCCGGTCGCGTGCAACGTTGCCCGGCAGTGACACCGGGACCCGCGAAGATCAACGGAACCCGCGTGGAACGATCCCAAAGCGTATTCTTGCCCGTGATCTCTTTCTCGCCGAGATGCCAACCATGGTCGGACCAAAGCACGATGATGGTGTTCTCCATGCGTCCACTTCGTTCGAGGGCATCCAACACCCGACCGACTTGGCTATCGACGAAACTTGTGCACGCCAAATACGACCGAACAAGGTTCGTCCATTCGCCAGATTCTCGTAGGAACTTCAAACGGGGTTCGGGAAGTTTCCAGTGGAGGTACCAAGAGAATCGAGGCGTGTCGGCACGGTCGGTGAGTTGCGTGGGCGGCAGTTGCACGTCCTCTTCGGGATACAGGTCAAACCATTTTTGCGTGGCGTAACAGGGAACGTGTGGGAGAAAGAACCCGCAGGAAAGGAAAAACGGTTTCTGGTCTGGCTTGTCGTCTTGCTTCTTCAGCGGACCATCGAGTTGGTCGACCGCCCAAGTGGCGACTTTCCAATCGCCTTTGTCTTCGTCTTGGTGTGGGAACACGCCCCAATCGACGAGCGGATGCGGAGCGGGAGTTTCGACAAGTTTCTGTTTCGGACGCACGCCCACACCCGCAGCAGGCCCCAAGTGTTCGAATTCGTCGTCGTTCTTCTTGCGGCCGTATCCGCCGTGATAGATCTTACCGGTGGAGTAGGTTTCGTATCCGTGTTGCCGGAGGTACTGCGGCAGCGAAACGATGTCCTGGAGTTCTTTCACCTGCCGAAACCATGGGGCCAACCCGTAAATTCCGGTGCTGGATGGTCGGCGGCCGGTCATCAAACTTGTACGACTGGGATTGCACAACGGAGCCTGACAGTGGGCATTCAGGAAAACGGTTCCCCGTTCGGCAAGAGCATCGATGTGCGGCGTTTGAATCTGCGGATGTCCATCGAGACAGCCGATCCAGTCGTTTTGGTCGTCAATGGCGATGAACAAAATGTTTGGCGGGGTGTCGGCCGCGGAAGCCATGTTCGAAACGCTGGCGAAAAGAATCAGACAACCGACGAGTCGGGTCATTGGCAGCATGAAGAATCTCCAACGGAGGGCGTCGATGAGATGAATTGCGAGGTCAAGATCATCATAACCAGATCAACTGGGCAACCCAACCGACGCCGACTCGGAGTTGGACGGCTTGTCCGAACGCCAACAAACCGAATCAAACGGTATAACCGACCGAGAAAACTTCCGATTTTGGGAAAGTGGATTGTACGGAAACCGACGCGAACCATTGTGCCAAATACGTGACGTATTCTTCCGCAGATTTCATATCACAACCGAAGACCTCTCTGAGGTCCTGTCGCGGCAGGATTTTCAATCTGCCGAATGAGACTAGAGACGAAGCGGTCAGCATTCCCCACACGTTGATCCCCTCGCGTCGCTTGAAAGCCGATCTCCCATGACCGATTCTTCGAAGATCTGGGCGTCTAGCCAACTACCAACGTTGCCATCTGTCGCGGTCGAACTACTTGAACTCTCCAACGATCCGGCGACCGAATTGCCGATGGTGGTTCAAGTCATCAAGACGGACCCTGCCATTGCGGCGAAGATTCTAAAAGTCACGAATTCGTCCTACTACGGATTCAAGAAGGAAGTGACGACTCTCGAACGGGCCGTGTCGCTGTTGGGCACGCGGGCGGTCACTTCTCTAGCGTTGAGTTTCAGTCTCGTTGACGCCGCCACGTCGACGGGAAAACTAGCCGACCATTTCCAAGCCTATTGGAGACAGTCCGTCGTGCAGGGATTGGCGGCGGAAGTGCTTGGTCAAGAATTCCATAATCCCAAAGAGCACGATTTTTTCTTGGCGGGTCTCCTTGCGGACCTGGGTCGATTGGCGATGCTCAAGACGATTGGTCCGGAATACACGTCCACACTCGAGACGATGATGGAACGTCAAAGTTGGCTTGCCGAGCAAGAACGAGACGACCTTGGTTTCGACCATGTCGAGATCGGGACGAAACTCATGGAGAATTGGAAACTGCCCCCCGCGTTGATTGAAGCGTCGCGGTTTCACCATCGATCGTTGGACGAAATTCGGGAACATACAAACGAGGTGACGGCATCACCCGTTCAATGTGTCGCGACGGCAGCGGCGATCGGTGACTACTACTGCATGGAGAACCAAGGCCCGGCACTCGAACGAGTCCGCGAGTTAGCGAACAGCTTCTACCAGTTGGAAAGCAACCAGTTGCAGGAGTTATTGACGACCATCAAGAGCCGAATTGATCACGCTGCGGAGTTGTTCAATGTCGACCCTACAATCATTCGAGCGCCGAACGAGTTGCTCGCGATGGCCAACGAACAACTCGCAAGACTTGCGGTTCAAGAACGGCTTGAGCATGTCGAGTCGATGGAAGAGCACAAACGGTTGGAGCGTGAAACACAGCGTTTGAAAGCCGTCAATCAGGAACTGCAAAAACGCATACTGCACGACCCGCTCACCAAGATTTACAATCGAGCGTATCTCGAAGATGCACTGCGACGGGAAACCGATCGCTGCTGCCGATTGGCCGAGGCGATCGGGCTCGTTTTCATCGATGTCGATAAGTTCAAGAACCTCAACGACACCCACGGGCACGCGTTTGGCGACGTCGTGCTGCAAAGAGTCGCTCGCACGATGCAAAAGACGCTACGGGGCGCGGATATTCTGGCACGATACGGCGGTGAGGAATTCGTCGCGCTGGTGATGAATCCCAGTCCAGAGGGAATTCAAATCGTCGCGGAGCGTCTAAGAACGGCTGTGGAACGTGAAATTATTGAATTAAACAACACCCGAGTGCCTGTGACCGTGAGTCTCGGTTGTGCGTTGGGAATTCCCGGCCGCGAAGATGACGAGTTCACAAAACAGCTCATTGAAGCTGCCGACCATGCGATGTACGAGGCGAAATCCAACGGACGAAATCAGTCCCGGTTCATCAATTTGCTGCCAACCGCCGATCAACACTTGCTCAACCGAATCAATGAACTTCGCTTTAGCGAATGGCTGGTGACTGGCAACCACATTGCGAGAGAAGTGATCGATCCGATTTGCAAGACGATCCCTCAGCAACATCAACTGATCGGCCAACTCGCCCGGAAACACGGTTATCTGAGCAACGCCGAGGTCCGATTGATCTTGGACGAACAACAAGCGACCGAAGAACGATTCGGAGAAACGGCGATTCGCCGGGGCTTGATTTCACTCGACGTATTAGCCAAC
This region of Thalassoroseus pseudoceratinae genomic DNA includes:
- a CDS encoding sulfatase, with protein sequence MKQFAFAFVVLLTTWSAAFAQKPNVLFIAADDLRNDLGCLGHPEVKSPHLDALAARGRLFTHAYCQQAVCNPSRASLMTGRRPDTLEIWDLPTHFRTRMPNVVTLPEHFKNNGYFTQNIGKIYHNWIHKLKGDPQSWSVPAVMHFANHGSDKPQVDGKLPPNHATDRKCECRDVPDDAYFDGRIASLAIEALRERKAEQKPFFLAVGFWKPHSPFNAPKKYWDLYDRSKLSPPANPNWPKNAPRIAWHNSREILGRPPKNRELSPEAVMEIRHGYLAAISYMDAQIGRVLDELKRLGLDRNTIVVFWSDHGYHLGEHTLWAKTSNFELDARVPLMISTPDMNQPGTETDSLAELLDMYPTLAELCDLPKPIGEGTSLVPVLKDPTATIQPAAYTQHPRPAYYKEQPDVMGRSVRTARYRYTEWRDFKTNKLVAAELYDHQADPLETNNLANDSQLADVLARCRELYNRGCATH
- a CDS encoding sulfatase, coding for MRTLLFSHCLLVLLAATSFAAEENSRPNVMVFLVDDMGVMDTSVPFLTDENGKPKRYPLNDYYRTPNMQRLAEQGIRFNNFYAMSVCSPTRCSIMTGQNAARHHVTNWINPTRNNKGPFGPPEWNWEGLKPGDVTLPSVLAKNGYHTIHVGKGHFGARDFAGADPANLGFDVNVAGASFGAPGSYYGENNYGHGQKRRSHHAVPHLEKYHGSETFLTEALTIEAKSRVTDAVKADKPFYLYMSHYAVHAPFHSDPRFADHYKDSGKPANAQAFATLIEGMDKSLGDLLDHFESLGVAENTLVFFVGDNGSDAPLGGPHEVACAAPLRGKKGSHYEGGMRVPFIAAWAKPNDKNRNQARLPIPADVVQPQPAAVIDLFPTILALTDTKTPNNHTVDGSSLQTLLLGQSDDSRQRTFLMHYPHSPHRSDYFTCYRDGDWKVIYHYRPSKASDDSHYQLYNLAKDPFEQTNLAESRPQQLKAMMQKLIASLDAHDALMPVATMDGTEPLKPKMP
- a CDS encoding sulfatase; this encodes MTRLVGCLILFASVSNMASAADTPPNILFIAIDDQNDWIGCLDGHPQIQTPHIDALAERGTVFLNAHCQAPLCNPSRTSLMTGRRPSSTGIYGLAPWFRQVKELQDIVSLPQYLRQHGYETYSTGKIYHGGYGRKKNDDEFEHLGPAAGVGVRPKQKLVETPAPHPLVDWGVFPHQDEDKGDWKVATWAVDQLDGPLKKQDDKPDQKPFFLSCGFFLPHVPCYATQKWFDLYPEEDVQLPPTQLTDRADTPRFSWYLHWKLPEPRLKFLRESGEWTNLVRSYLACTSFVDSQVGRVLDALERSGRMENTIIVLWSDHGWHLGEKEITGKNTLWDRSTRVPLIFAGPGVTAGQRCTRPAELLDMYPTLLDLCGLPENETLEGHSLKPLLQDADATREWPAITTHNQGNHGIRSERWRYIHYADGTEELYDMQVDPNEWRNLADMAQYAEVLAEHRKWLPQKDVPPAPGSKHRVLTYDDGQVNWEGADVAPSDPIPEIEE
- a CDS encoding FAD-dependent oxidoreductase; its protein translation is MMNRIFALLILCVFNAVSTVSAADLQVEADLLVVGGTESGCAAAVQAARMGVKRIVLVNDIEWLGGQFSAEALGAIDENRAHGYNGSVPIPRSGIFRDVIDAIEDKNAELYGGIRRPGNTRVITTSRPIVSEQVFRELLSPYETTKQIQRFSDYQVVSVLTKDRRVHGVEFVSTQDQSRLTVRAKMTIDASDWGDVIQKSGAAWDAGLDAKSEFNEPSAPESGEPATDLNPITWCMILEQQPEETLLPKPDGYDPRYFTGRWGWIDEKFAYTTRRLVDGQGFAEINHPDVLLINTPPIDYPLDVYPKDVATALEATEAGASKKNIVAMTAEQREIVFQDARRHSLKFLYHLQQRFPKFRKMALSREFGTPDHLPPKPYIRESLRLVAEHILHESEVLGFGSRSNYATTMFPDAVFSWQFELDFHPTQRSWTTKLADAGPWEAAFRGNRRFGRGGTGRCVFPLRALVPKDRKGLLAAQKNLGYTSIVSSSCRLHDQSIHAGQASGAVAAVSLRHDTDPIDIAFDQAILADVWQGLLNPPSGAPLAIWPFADVDPFDNDFVSIQQLALRRLLPIGPSDTAFHPDEAATAEWIADLLNTVRDAGYQPPRIVITKTEKRRTIAAQVWKAIQTQPIPKRTWVAKNDADGDGLPDASDALPFTPGEVSWKLDPASDGLPDQQPPYPDGTFAFNFTAANGPQVASFQKDVGGRFSTDTGFGWQRDLTKNTRLRNVASEPIRDGFVFTRTQDVWECIVPNGTYTVRVCVGDSGHEQHGQHLSIENQLVAKAIDTDAGWFREFTKNVTVDDGRLTVTLGIPQGGSNTCVNWIVVEPAD
- a CDS encoding sensor domain-containing diguanylate cyclase; translated protein: MTDSSKIWASSQLPTLPSVAVELLELSNDPATELPMVVQVIKTDPAIAAKILKVTNSSYYGFKKEVTTLERAVSLLGTRAVTSLALSFSLVDAATSTGKLADHFQAYWRQSVVQGLAAEVLGQEFHNPKEHDFFLAGLLADLGRLAMLKTIGPEYTSTLETMMERQSWLAEQERDDLGFDHVEIGTKLMENWKLPPALIEASRFHHRSLDEIREHTNEVTASPVQCVATAAAIGDYYCMENQGPALERVRELANSFYQLESNQLQELLTTIKSRIDHAAELFNVDPTIIRAPNELLAMANEQLARLAVQERLEHVESMEEHKRLERETQRLKAVNQELQKRILHDPLTKIYNRAYLEDALRRETDRCCRLAEAIGLVFIDVDKFKNLNDTHGHAFGDVVLQRVARTMQKTLRGADILARYGGEEFVALVMNPSPEGIQIVAERLRTAVEREIIELNNTRVPVTVSLGCALGIPGREDDEFTKQLIEAADHAMYEAKSNGRNQSRFINLLPTADQHLLNRINELRFSEWLVTGNHIAREVIDPICKTIPQQHQLIGQLARKHGYLSNAEVRLILDEQQATEERFGETAIRRGLISLDVLANLLAWQQEDPETLLHHLERNRIGGRDDYRQLLGDYLDQSPIHEPLSAIPA